The DNA region GTGCCGCGCAAAAGGGTCTGACTTAGGATTTTCTTCAGTTCGGACTCTTGCGCGACAAATTCACGCGGGAGGTGAAACCTCGGCTCCAAGAAGCGTCCATTCACCGCACGAATGCTCACTTCCACAGTGACGTCTTTTGTTTGAACTCTGGCGGTGCCGTAACCTGTCATGCTTTTCATAATACCCTCATTCTCCAGCTTTCCCTTTCTTGGGGTCAAAAGGAATCAGGAATTCCTCGACCACGCTTCTTGCCTGGGAAAAACCGTCTTTTCCATCGTACCATTGGATCTCTTTGTCGCGCTGAAACCACGTTCTTTGTCGTTTCGCGAGTTGCCTTGTGTTGGTCGCGATGGACTCAAACAATTGCTCTTTACTAACTTCTTTTTTGAGAAAGACGATCGTTTCTTTATACCCTACGCTGCTTAAAGGAGCCCACGCCTCTAGACCTTCATCGAGAAGCCCTTGAACTTCGTCGATCAACCCCGCCTCTAACATTCTCTTGGTGCGCAGATCGATACGCTCTTTAAGGGCCTCACGATCCCAGGAGGGACCCATCTTTAAAAGAGGGTAAGGAAATTCAGATCGGGACTCAGCAAACTCTTTTTGGATCTGAGTGACACTCTTACCCTGACTGCGAATCAATTCGATAGCTCGCCCCAAGCGATAATGATCAGAAAGATGAATTTTTGCGCCATAAAGGGGATCTTTTTCCAAAAGCTCCTGATGAAGTTTTTGAACTCCCAGCTCAGTTTGCAGTTCCGCAGCCACTTCTTTTTGAATATCCTCAGGCACGGCCAAGACGGGATACATGCCCTTTTCAATAGCCATGAAATAAAACCCCGTGCCGCCCACCACAAAGATGGGAGTCTGTTCTGGAATAGACTCTAAAGTTGCAAAGAAATCGCGGCTGTATTGTCCCGCAGTCATCTCCTGCGGGGGGTTGACGTAATCTAAAAGAAAGTGCGGCACCAATGCCTGTTCTGCCTTTGAAGGTTTTGCAGCACCAATATCCACCTTCTTATAGACCTGCACAGAGTCACAATTCACGATGACGCCGTGAAACTCTTGCGCAAGTCGAAGAGCCCACTCGGACTTCCCGGAGGCCGTGGAACCGACGACAAAAATAACGGGCTTGTTCTT from Bdellovibrio sp. ArHS includes:
- the miaA gene encoding tRNA (adenosine(37)-N6)-dimethylallyltransferase MiaA, which translates into the protein MKKNKPVIFVVGSTASGKSEWALRLAQEFHGVIVNCDSVQVYKKVDIGAAKPSKAEQALVPHFLLDYVNPPQEMTAGQYSRDFFATLESIPEQTPIFVVGGTGFYFMAIEKGMYPVLAVPEDIQKEVAAELQTELGVQKLHQELLEKDPLYGAKIHLSDHYRLGRAIELIRSQGKSVTQIQKEFAESRSEFPYPLLKMGPSWDREALKERIDLRTKRMLEAGLIDEVQGLLDEGLEAWAPLSSVGYKETIVFLKKEVSKEQLFESIATNTRQLAKRQRTWFQRDKEIQWYDGKDGFSQARSVVEEFLIPFDPKKGKAGE